A single region of the Pogoniulus pusillus isolate bPogPus1 chromosome Z, bPogPus1.pri, whole genome shotgun sequence genome encodes:
- the SLC26A1 gene encoding sulfate anion transporter 1 isoform X2, with amino-acid sequence MERVEATRMENTTSSGFLLERKTHVKISRKEILLTRMKKSCSFTPKKLKNFVMDFFPVLRWLPKYQCKEYIWGDVMSGLVIGIILVPQAIAYSLLAGLKPIYSLYTSFFANIIYFLMGTSRHVSVGIFSLICLMVGQVVDRELLLAGFDLNDDVSSASGDGSLQNDSQFNTTTFNFTIPGMNTECGKECYAIGIATALTFVAGVYQVLMGIFRLGFVSMYLSESVLDGFATGASLTILTAQVKYLIGIKIPRSQGHGMLVITWINIFRNISQANLCDVITSAICIVVLVTAKELGDRYKHKLKFPLPTELVVIVVATLVSHYGNLNEVYASSVSGAIPTGFISPKVPSFNLMLRVAVDALPLAIVSFVFTVSLSEMCAKKYAYTTRANQEMFAVGFCNIIPSFFHSFATSAALAKTLVKTSTGCQTQVSGVISALVVLLVLLFLAPLFYSLQKSVLACIIIVSLRGALRKFRDVPARYHVNKVDTLVWVITVSASALISTEIGLLVGIVFSMLCIIVRTQRPRAVLLGQIQNTSFYEDDYEYENLSSVPKVKIFRFEAPVYYANSNYFLKSLHRLTNLDPNLEAARRKKYNKEKQHPKKGDHTTANGLGIRETTLQLVPKQIDFQALVLDCSSISFLDTTGVNTLKEVLKGYKDFNISVLLACCNPSVIDSLKRGGYFGKDFGSMKEMLFYSIHNAVQFAKDQKLSEDCSV; translated from the exons ATGGAAAGAGTTGAGGCTACCAGGATGGAAAACACCACGTCTTCTGGTTTTCTCTTGGAAAGAAAGACTCATGTCAAGATTAGTAGGAAAGAAATCTTGCTGACTAGGATGAAGAAGAGCTGCTCCTTCACCCCAAAGAAGCTGAAGAACTTTGTCATGGACTTCTTCCCTGTATTACGATGGCTTCCCAAGTACCAGTGCAAAGAGTACATTTGGGGGGATGTTATGTCTGGTTTAGTGATTGGAATCATTTTGGTGCCCCAAGCAATCGCATACTCACTCCTAGCAGGTCTAAAGCCCATTTATAGTCTTTACACATCATTCTTTGCCAACATCATCTATTTCCTAATGGGCACATCCCGTCATGTCTCAGTTGGCATTTTCAGCTTGATATGCTTAATGGTAGGACAAGTGGTGGACCGAGAACTTCTCTTGGCTGGGTTTGACTTGAATGATGATGTATCCTCAGCCTCAGGTGATGGCTCTCTGCAGAATGACAGTCAGTTCAACACAACTACCTTCAACTTTACAATTCCAGGGATGAACACTGAGTGTGGGAAAGAATGCTACGCCATTGGCATTGCTACAGCCTTGACATTTGTGGCCGGAGTGTACCAG GTCCTCATGGGAATCTTTCGTCTGGGTTTTGTATCTATGTACTTATCCGAGTCTGTACTAGATGGCTTTGCAACTGGTGCTTCCTTAACCATCTTAACAGCTCAAGTGAAGTATCTGATTGGAATAAAAATCCCACGTAGCCAAGGCCATGGGATGCTTGTAATTACCTGGATTAATATTTTCCGGAATATTTCTCAGGCTAACCTTTGTGATGTCATCACAAGTGCCATCTGTATTGTTGTGTTGGTCACTGCTAAGGAACTGGGAGATCGGTACAAGCACAAACTGAAATTCCCTCTTCCCACGGAGCTGGTAGTTATCGTTGTGGCAACACTGGTGTCACACTACGGGAATTTAAATGAAGTCTACGCATCCAGTGTTTCTGGAGCTATTCCAACAGGATTTATTTCCCCCAAGGTACCATCTTTCAACCTAATGCTTCGAGTTGCTGTAGATGCTTTGCCTCTTGCCATAGTCAGCTTCGTCTTCACCGTATCCCTGTCTGAAATGTGTGCAAAGAAATATGCTTACACCACCCGAGCCAATCAGGAAATGTTTGCTGTCGGGTTCTGCAACAtcattccttctttcttccactcttttgCTACCAGTGCAGCTCTGGCAAAGACACTTGTCAAAACATCTACTGGCTGCCAGACTCAAGTTTCTGGAGTCATTAGTGCACTGGTGGTTTTGCTGGTGCTGCTCTTCTTGGCACCTCTCTTCTACTCCTTGCAGAAGTCTGTCCTGGCTTGTATCATCATTGTCAGCCTCCGAGGAGCCCTGAGGAAGTTCCGAGATGTGCCAGCACGGTACCATGTAAATAAGGTGGACACTCTTGTTTGGGTCATCACCGTGTCTGCCTCTGCTTTGATCAGCACAGAAATAGGGCTGTTGGTTGGCATTGTTTTCTCCATGTTATGCATCATTGTTCGGACACAGCGGCCAAGGGCAGTCCTGCTTGGTCAGATCCAAAACACCAGCTTTTACGAGGATGACTATGAATACGAAAATCTTTCCTCTGTTCCAAAGGTCAAAATATTCCGTTTTGAGGCCCCAGTTTACTATGCAAACAGCAACTACTTCCTCAAGTCTCTGCACAGATTGACTAACTTAGATCCTAACCTAGAAGCTGCCAGAAGGAAGAAATATAACAAGGAAAAGCAGCATCCTAAAAAGGGAGATCACACAACTGCTAATGGACTTGGCATCAGAGAAACCACTCTGCAACTAGTTCCTAAGCAAATTGATTTCCAAGCCCTTGTTCTAGATTGCTCCTCCATCTCATTTTTGGACACCACCGGAGTTAATACTCTAAAGGAAGTCCTGAAAGGCTACAAGGACTTCAACATTTCTGTCCTCCTGGCTTGCTGCAATCCCTCAGTAATAGACTCTCTGAAAAGAGGAGGTTACTTTGGGAAAGATTTTGGAAGTATGAAAGAAATGCTCTTCTACAGTATACACAACGCTGTGCAGTTTGCAAAAGACCAAAAGCTTTCAGAAGATTGCTCGGTTTAA
- the SLC26A1 gene encoding sulfate anion transporter 1 isoform X1, producing the protein MSVLCVRGREADKASTASCAEEHIHEVDTETMERVEATRMENTTSSGFLLERKTHVKISRKEILLTRMKKSCSFTPKKLKNFVMDFFPVLRWLPKYQCKEYIWGDVMSGLVIGIILVPQAIAYSLLAGLKPIYSLYTSFFANIIYFLMGTSRHVSVGIFSLICLMVGQVVDRELLLAGFDLNDDVSSASGDGSLQNDSQFNTTTFNFTIPGMNTECGKECYAIGIATALTFVAGVYQVLMGIFRLGFVSMYLSESVLDGFATGASLTILTAQVKYLIGIKIPRSQGHGMLVITWINIFRNISQANLCDVITSAICIVVLVTAKELGDRYKHKLKFPLPTELVVIVVATLVSHYGNLNEVYASSVSGAIPTGFISPKVPSFNLMLRVAVDALPLAIVSFVFTVSLSEMCAKKYAYTTRANQEMFAVGFCNIIPSFFHSFATSAALAKTLVKTSTGCQTQVSGVISALVVLLVLLFLAPLFYSLQKSVLACIIIVSLRGALRKFRDVPARYHVNKVDTLVWVITVSASALISTEIGLLVGIVFSMLCIIVRTQRPRAVLLGQIQNTSFYEDDYEYENLSSVPKVKIFRFEAPVYYANSNYFLKSLHRLTNLDPNLEAARRKKYNKEKQHPKKGDHTTANGLGIRETTLQLVPKQIDFQALVLDCSSISFLDTTGVNTLKEVLKGYKDFNISVLLACCNPSVIDSLKRGGYFGKDFGSMKEMLFYSIHNAVQFAKDQKLSEDCSV; encoded by the exons ATGAGCGTGCTGTGTGtgagagggagagaggcagacaaagcatcaacagcttcctgtgctgag GAACACATACATGAAGTAGACACTGAGACAATGGAAAGAGTTGAGGCTACCAGGATGGAAAACACCACGTCTTCTGGTTTTCTCTTGGAAAGAAAGACTCATGTCAAGATTAGTAGGAAAGAAATCTTGCTGACTAGGATGAAGAAGAGCTGCTCCTTCACCCCAAAGAAGCTGAAGAACTTTGTCATGGACTTCTTCCCTGTATTACGATGGCTTCCCAAGTACCAGTGCAAAGAGTACATTTGGGGGGATGTTATGTCTGGTTTAGTGATTGGAATCATTTTGGTGCCCCAAGCAATCGCATACTCACTCCTAGCAGGTCTAAAGCCCATTTATAGTCTTTACACATCATTCTTTGCCAACATCATCTATTTCCTAATGGGCACATCCCGTCATGTCTCAGTTGGCATTTTCAGCTTGATATGCTTAATGGTAGGACAAGTGGTGGACCGAGAACTTCTCTTGGCTGGGTTTGACTTGAATGATGATGTATCCTCAGCCTCAGGTGATGGCTCTCTGCAGAATGACAGTCAGTTCAACACAACTACCTTCAACTTTACAATTCCAGGGATGAACACTGAGTGTGGGAAAGAATGCTACGCCATTGGCATTGCTACAGCCTTGACATTTGTGGCCGGAGTGTACCAG GTCCTCATGGGAATCTTTCGTCTGGGTTTTGTATCTATGTACTTATCCGAGTCTGTACTAGATGGCTTTGCAACTGGTGCTTCCTTAACCATCTTAACAGCTCAAGTGAAGTATCTGATTGGAATAAAAATCCCACGTAGCCAAGGCCATGGGATGCTTGTAATTACCTGGATTAATATTTTCCGGAATATTTCTCAGGCTAACCTTTGTGATGTCATCACAAGTGCCATCTGTATTGTTGTGTTGGTCACTGCTAAGGAACTGGGAGATCGGTACAAGCACAAACTGAAATTCCCTCTTCCCACGGAGCTGGTAGTTATCGTTGTGGCAACACTGGTGTCACACTACGGGAATTTAAATGAAGTCTACGCATCCAGTGTTTCTGGAGCTATTCCAACAGGATTTATTTCCCCCAAGGTACCATCTTTCAACCTAATGCTTCGAGTTGCTGTAGATGCTTTGCCTCTTGCCATAGTCAGCTTCGTCTTCACCGTATCCCTGTCTGAAATGTGTGCAAAGAAATATGCTTACACCACCCGAGCCAATCAGGAAATGTTTGCTGTCGGGTTCTGCAACAtcattccttctttcttccactcttttgCTACCAGTGCAGCTCTGGCAAAGACACTTGTCAAAACATCTACTGGCTGCCAGACTCAAGTTTCTGGAGTCATTAGTGCACTGGTGGTTTTGCTGGTGCTGCTCTTCTTGGCACCTCTCTTCTACTCCTTGCAGAAGTCTGTCCTGGCTTGTATCATCATTGTCAGCCTCCGAGGAGCCCTGAGGAAGTTCCGAGATGTGCCAGCACGGTACCATGTAAATAAGGTGGACACTCTTGTTTGGGTCATCACCGTGTCTGCCTCTGCTTTGATCAGCACAGAAATAGGGCTGTTGGTTGGCATTGTTTTCTCCATGTTATGCATCATTGTTCGGACACAGCGGCCAAGGGCAGTCCTGCTTGGTCAGATCCAAAACACCAGCTTTTACGAGGATGACTATGAATACGAAAATCTTTCCTCTGTTCCAAAGGTCAAAATATTCCGTTTTGAGGCCCCAGTTTACTATGCAAACAGCAACTACTTCCTCAAGTCTCTGCACAGATTGACTAACTTAGATCCTAACCTAGAAGCTGCCAGAAGGAAGAAATATAACAAGGAAAAGCAGCATCCTAAAAAGGGAGATCACACAACTGCTAATGGACTTGGCATCAGAGAAACCACTCTGCAACTAGTTCCTAAGCAAATTGATTTCCAAGCCCTTGTTCTAGATTGCTCCTCCATCTCATTTTTGGACACCACCGGAGTTAATACTCTAAAGGAAGTCCTGAAAGGCTACAAGGACTTCAACATTTCTGTCCTCCTGGCTTGCTGCAATCCCTCAGTAATAGACTCTCTGAAAAGAGGAGGTTACTTTGGGAAAGATTTTGGAAGTATGAAAGAAATGCTCTTCTACAGTATACACAACGCTGTGCAGTTTGCAAAAGACCAAAAGCTTTCAGAAGATTGCTCGGTTTAA